The Arcobacter porcinus sequence AAATAAGTTTCGTATTTCCAATATTTCCGCCAATTCCAATAGTTACAAGATGTTTCATCAAAGAACTATTATTGAATTTTTTTGGAAAATTGGAATTATAAAAAAGTGTTAATTCAGGGCTCAAAGTTTTTCTCAAATTTCTCTCTTTTTTTGCAAAAAAACTAAAACTTAGTAAAAAAGTATGGATTTATTTTTTGCAAATTTTAAATATCTTCATATTTTATAATATTTTTGCTTTACCATTTTGTATGCAAACTGTATCTTCTATTCTAACTCCAAACTCATTTGGTAAATAAATACCAGGTTCTATCGTAAATACCATATTTTCTTCTATAATTTGTTCATTTTTACTATTTATATTTGGGAACTCATGAATATCAAGTCCAACTCCATGACCTGTACTATGAACAAAATATTTTCCATAACCAGCTTGAGTAATATAATCTCTAGCAATTTTATCAACTTCAAAAGCCTTCATTCCAGCTCTTGTCTCTTTTATAGCTTTTTCTTGAGCATTTAGTACAATGTCATAGATTTTTTGATATTTGCTATTTTTAAATTTTTGTTCTCTTTTAAAAGAGAAACTTGAAGAATTCATATTGCTTGTACAAGTTCTATCAGAACAATATCTTCTAAATTCAATCCCAGCATCAACTAATAATATATCGTTTTTTTGTAGAGTTTTTTTTGTAGGAAGTGCATGAGGTTTTGCTGCATTTTCATTTATTGCAACTATTGCATCAAAAGAGACATCATATTTTGCTTTTTTACTCATTGCTTTATAGCACTCAAAACTAAGTGCTTGTTCACTCTTATTTATACCATTTTTAGATATATATTTTGCAAAAGAGTTAAATCCATCTCTTCCTAATTGAGAAGCTTTTTTTAAAAGTTTTAATTCATAATCACTTTTTATTACTCTTTTATTTTTAGAAAAATTTATTTTTTCTTCAATATTAATCTCAAGATTTGATAGAAGTTTTCTATACTCTAAAATTGTAAAATCAATTGGATCTAAAATAAGAGTTTTTATATTATTCTTTTTTAAAATATCACTAGCACTACTTATTAAATCGCTACTTTCAATAACTTCACAATTTTTACTATACTCTTTTGCTTCAATTGTATATCTTGCATCTGTAATAAAAAACTTTTCACTTCCAAGATTTAAAAAGATTGCATTATCACAAGAAAAATTTGCTTCATAATATATAGCATTTTCATTTTTTAAAATATAATTCATAGAACTTCCCTCGTATAATAAATTTATGAATATATAACCTAGCTTTTAGCTAAAAAATATATTCTTTTAAGATTGAAGTACTAACTTCAAATCTTTTACTTTTTACAGTCTATGACTTTAGATATAACAACATTTTTTTCCTTGTAGCAATGATGGAATTGAATTTATATTTATTCTAGCAAACTACATTATATAAGCCTGTTGATATCTTTAGTTGTTAATCATTTATTAAAAGCTGTGGAGGTAGCTGTATAGCACTTACTACATATAGATTAACGAGGCTGTGAATCTAGCTTAGGCTAGGCAACTAAAGATTATTATAAACGAGGTATAAAAAAATGTATTATGTTGGAATTGATATTGCTAAAAGCTTTCATGTTGTTACTATCATTGATGAGAATGAAGTAAAAGTTACACAAAAACCTATAAGAGTTACAAACTGTATTGATGGATTTTCAAAGTTTATTACTAAACTTGAAACTATTTCATCAAATACAAATGATTTTATAATTGGTCTTGAAGCAACTGGTATTTATGGTGAAAACCTTTGGGAGTTTTTAAATTCTCATGGGTTTAATGTTAAACTATTAAATCCATTTCAAACAACTAGATATAGAGAACAACACACAATGAAGAAAGTAAAAAACGACAACATAGATTCTTGGATCATAGCTTTATTTTTAAAAGATGGTAAATATAGTTCAGGTTATGTAACTGATGACGAATATCAGAGTTTAAGAACTTTATATCGTAATCGTGCTTCTATACAATCAGACATGAAAGAAGTAAAGAAGAGAATACTTACTCAAGTAACAGTTACATTTCCAGAACTTGAAAATTTTATTGATATATTTAGCATCACAGGGCTTGCACTTTTAGATAAATATCCAACTGCACACCACTATAAAC is a genomic window containing:
- a CDS encoding M24 family metallopeptidase encodes the protein MNYILKNENAIYYEANFSCDNAIFLNLGSEKFFITDARYTIEAKEYSKNCEVIESSDLISSASDILKKNNIKTLILDPIDFTILEYRKLLSNLEINIEEKINFSKNKRVIKSDYELKLLKKASQLGRDGFNSFAKYISKNGINKSEQALSFECYKAMSKKAKYDVSFDAIVAINENAAKPHALPTKKTLQKNDILLVDAGIEFRRYCSDRTCTSNMNSSSFSFKREQKFKNSKYQKIYDIVLNAQEKAIKETRAGMKAFEVDKIARDYITQAGYGKYFVHSTGHGVGLDIHEFPNINSKNEQIIEENMVFTIEPGIYLPNEFGVRIEDTVCIQNGKAKIL